CATGAACTGGGTCGTTCGATCGCTTTTGACGCCGCTGTCGCCGGCGGGATTCCGATCATCACCAACCTGACGCAATGCCTGGCCGCCAACCAAGTGACATCGCTGGTCGGCATTTTGAACGGGACCAGCAACTTCATCGTTTCCAAGATGGAGGAAGATGGCGACAACTATTTCGACGCCGTCCGCGAAGCGCAGCAGCGTGGTTACGCCGAAGCCGACCCGACGATGGATGTCGACGGCTCAGACGCAGCGCAAAAGCTGGCGATCCTAGCGCATATCGCCTTTGGCGCCGCAATCGACTGGAAAGAGATTCCGCGGGTCGGCATCGATTCGCTCGATCCGGTCGACTTGCAGTTCGCCCTTGAGCTGGGCTACCGCGTCAAACTGTTGGCGGTCGCTCGCATGACCGACAAGGGACTCGAACTACACGTCTCGCCCACTTTGGTCCGAATCGGTCGCCCCTTGGCCGAAGTTCGCGGCGCTTACAACGCGATCAGCGTGAGCGGCGATCAGGTGGGAGATTTGCTTTATCACGGGCTGGGCGCCGGCCAACAGCCGACCGCTTCGGCGGTTGTCGCCGACTTGATCGATACGGCGGTAGGGCGCACGGCGCTGACATTCCGTACGCTTAAACTGTTTACAAGTCACAATCCCGACGTAGCGATTTGCGATCCCCGAGAGATTGTCGGTCGCTACTACTTCCGCTTCCTGGTCGACGATCGCCCCGGCGTGCTGGCCGAGATCGCGACGATCCTGGGCGAGCATCATATTTCGATCGCGTCGGTCATTCAGCACGAGCCCGACTACGAAGGAGACAACGCCGTTGTCGCCTTGATCATCATGACGCATACCGCGACCGATGGCGACGCTGACGCCGCGTTGGAAGAAATCGTCGGACTCGACAGCGTGCGAGCCGGCATCCGCAAACTTCGCGTCCAAGACTAAAGTGAGATTGCGATGAAATACGCCATCATTATTCCCGACGGTTGCGCTGACGAACCTCAAGAATCGCTCGGCGGAAAATCGCCGCTCGCCGCCGCCAACACGCCCAACATGGACGCGATCGCCGTCGCCGGCGCCGTCGGCCGCGCGAACAACGTGCCGGCGCATTTGCCCGCCGGCAGCGACGTGGCGAATCTCAGCCTGCTGGGTTACAACCCGAACGAATACTTCACGGGGCGCGCTCCGTTGGAAGCGGCCGCCCAGGGCATCGCGCTGGCCGCCGAAGATTGGGCGATTCGCTGCAATCTGGTCACGGTGCAAGATCAGACGATGCGCAGCTTCACCGCTGGTCATATCACCAGCGAAGAAGCGGCCCAACTGCTGAAGGCGTTGCAAGCAGAACTGGGCGGCGATCTGCTCGAATTCGTCCCCGGCGTCAGCTACCGCAATCTGTTGCTCTATCGCGGCGAAAAATCGCCGGCGCCTTTCTCGCCCGATACGCGGACCACGCCGCCGCACGATTTGACCGACAAGTCGGTCGCAGACGATTATCCGCGTGGGCCCGGCAGCGACTTGCTGTCAGAACTGATGAGCCGCAGCGTCGAAATCTTCGCCGATCATCCGGTCAACCAAAAACGAATCGCCGCCGGCAAACCGCCGGCGACCAACGTTTGGCTGTGGGGCATCGGCAAGCGTCCTGCGTTAAAATCATTCCAAGAGGTCTATGGTCGTAGCGGCAAGATGATCACCGCGGTCGACTTGCTGCGCGGTCTGGCCGCGCTAGTCGGCTGGGATCGCATCGAAGTTCCCGGCGCGACCGGCTATACCGACACCGACTACGCCGCCAAAGGGAAGTACGCGATCGACGCGCTGCCGACGACCGACATCATCTGCGTCCATGTCGAAGCGCCCGACGAAGCTTCGCACGAAGGGGACGCCGCCGCCAAGATCAAGGCGCTCGAAGAAATTGATCGCCACATTGTCGGTCCGCTTCACGAAGCGCTGAAAAAGCAGGGCGACTATCGCATCCTGGTCACTCCCGATCACCCTACGCCGGTGCGCACCAAGACGCACAGTCACGGCTTTGTGCCGTTGACGATTTGTGGAACTGGCGTCTCCACCGACGAATACTCGACGTATGACGAGGAAAACGCCGGACGATCGGCGCTATCGTTTGATGATGGCTGGCGCATGATGCGCCACTTCCTCGACAGTTAAACAGTCCCTACGCTTGTGGGAGGGGAATATGGCTGGCATCTCTCTTCGTAGCCCGCTGCGCAAGCGAGGGAAAATTGCTCGGCGATTCCAATGCGGATTGAAGTAGCGAGCCGCATTTCCCTCGCTGGCGCTTCGGGCTACGAAGAACGATGCTCCTCCAAATTTTTCCCATACGCATTTTTAAACTCGAAGCTC
The nucleotide sequence above comes from Blastopirellula sp. J2-11. Encoded proteins:
- a CDS encoding homoserine dehydrogenase; this encodes MPKTKVAIVGVGTVGAGVARILLDHGDRTAKNAGTTLWLQKAVVRDLSRQRDCQLPDGVLTDDLNEIIKDPEIQVVAQLMGGIDEARTTMLQLLEAGKDIVTANKALIAEHGPELFSRAHELGRSIAFDAAVAGGIPIITNLTQCLAANQVTSLVGILNGTSNFIVSKMEEDGDNYFDAVREAQQRGYAEADPTMDVDGSDAAQKLAILAHIAFGAAIDWKEIPRVGIDSLDPVDLQFALELGYRVKLLAVARMTDKGLELHVSPTLVRIGRPLAEVRGAYNAISVSGDQVGDLLYHGLGAGQQPTASAVVADLIDTAVGRTALTFRTLKLFTSHNPDVAICDPREIVGRYYFRFLVDDRPGVLAEIATILGEHHISIASVIQHEPDYEGDNAVVALIIMTHTATDGDADAALEEIVGLDSVRAGIRKLRVQD
- a CDS encoding cofactor-independent phosphoglycerate mutase, with the translated sequence MKYAIIIPDGCADEPQESLGGKSPLAAANTPNMDAIAVAGAVGRANNVPAHLPAGSDVANLSLLGYNPNEYFTGRAPLEAAAQGIALAAEDWAIRCNLVTVQDQTMRSFTAGHITSEEAAQLLKALQAELGGDLLEFVPGVSYRNLLLYRGEKSPAPFSPDTRTTPPHDLTDKSVADDYPRGPGSDLLSELMSRSVEIFADHPVNQKRIAAGKPPATNVWLWGIGKRPALKSFQEVYGRSGKMITAVDLLRGLAALVGWDRIEVPGATGYTDTDYAAKGKYAIDALPTTDIICVHVEAPDEASHEGDAAAKIKALEEIDRHIVGPLHEALKKQGDYRILVTPDHPTPVRTKTHSHGFVPLTICGTGVSTDEYSTYDEENAGRSALSFDDGWRMMRHFLDS